From Dysgonomonadaceae bacterium PH5-43, one genomic window encodes:
- a CDS encoding hypothetical protein (product_source=Hypo-rule applied; superfamily=49863; transmembrane_helix_parts=Inside_1_6,TMhelix_7_29,Outside_30_196), giving the protein MRKLNYLNSVRLLSGIFTLFIVTSVFCIACSSNNKAETNEQGCENMANKPLPLHEIKNETLKDYIVQYDNEHNEGEKGIAVWCEICNDTTKYRIAYYDPSTHSSAPMIKCEPINGREIIIIFWNFENDIELAADKVLELNKEAISEKDYEKFEKIVANNAQSKIQEHIIPINDKISITLNFGKDNNLIRIDTCGFK; this is encoded by the coding sequence ATGAGAAAACTAAATTACTTGAACTCAGTAAGACTACTAAGTGGTATTTTTACTCTATTTATTGTTACTTCTGTGTTTTGTATAGCTTGTTCGTCAAACAATAAAGCTGAAACAAATGAACAAGGGTGCGAGAATATGGCAAACAAACCTCTGCCTTTGCACGAAATAAAAAATGAAACCCTTAAAGATTATATTGTTCAGTATGACAATGAGCATAATGAGGGAGAGAAAGGTATAGCGGTGTGGTGTGAAATCTGTAATGATACAACAAAATACCGTATTGCTTATTACGATCCTTCGACTCACTCTTCGGCTCCTATGATAAAATGTGAACCTATTAATGGTCGAGAAATTATAATTATCTTCTGGAATTTTGAGAATGACATTGAATTAGCGGCGGATAAAGTTCTGGAATTAAATAAAGAAGCAATATCAGAAAAAGATTATGAGAAATTTGAAAAGATTGTTGCTAATAATGCACAGTCTAAAATACAAGAACACATAATACCAATAAACGACAAGATAAGTATTACTCTTAATTTTGGCAAAGATAATAATCTAATACGTATAGATACTTGTGGATTTAAGTAG
- a CDS encoding hypothetical protein (product_source=Hypo-rule applied; cleavage_site_network=SignalP-noTM; pfam=PF01569; superfamily=48317; transmembrane_helix_parts=Inside_1_4,TMhelix_5_22,Outside_23_46,TMhelix_47_64,Inside_65_84,TMhelix_85_102,Outside_103_111,TMhelix_112_129,Inside_130_169,TMhelix_170_187,Outside_188_196,TMhelix_197_216,Inside_217_253), with protein sequence MKKKMLSILILLIILPNFSLFANNNDSTIVNTKTIPVVEYTTSLKEFIVPVSLITAGVIATSTNNNDIISWDRSGKQYKDSSWEYVMFAGVAGSMFAFDTFIKAEHNAFDQSALLLLSAGLSAGSAYIIKESYNSERPDGGLNSFPSGHTTVGFMVAHILNKEFRNSNKWIAYGGYAIASAVGISRIARNKHWVCDVLTGAGLGILGTELAYLIYFPIRNKIANHINGKHTQNLTFMPSVSSESIGVNLSIRF encoded by the coding sequence ATGAAAAAAAAGATGCTTTCTATCCTGATTTTACTTATAATATTGCCAAATTTCAGTCTGTTTGCAAATAATAACGATTCCACAATCGTAAATACTAAAACGATTCCGGTTGTAGAATATACAACTTCTTTGAAAGAGTTTATAGTTCCTGTAAGTTTAATTACGGCAGGAGTTATTGCTACAAGCACTAACAATAACGACATTATATCTTGGGATAGATCAGGAAAACAATATAAAGATTCGTCGTGGGAGTATGTTATGTTTGCAGGTGTAGCAGGCTCAATGTTTGCATTCGATACCTTTATTAAAGCCGAGCATAATGCTTTTGACCAGTCGGCATTACTTCTTTTATCAGCAGGTTTATCGGCGGGATCGGCTTATATCATCAAAGAGAGTTATAATTCAGAAAGACCCGATGGAGGACTTAATTCATTCCCTTCAGGACATACAACCGTTGGTTTTATGGTTGCTCACATTCTTAATAAAGAATTTCGCAACAGCAACAAATGGATTGCTTACGGAGGATATGCAATTGCTTCGGCAGTAGGCATATCTCGTATAGCGAGAAACAAACACTGGGTTTGCGATGTGTTAACTGGTGCAGGATTAGGTATCTTGGGCACCGAACTTGCTTATCTAATATATTTCCCAATAAGAAACAAAATAGCAAATCATATTAATGGTAAACACACACAAAATCTAACTTTTATGCCTTCCGTATCTTCTGAATCCATAGGGGTTAATCTTAGTATAAGGTTTTAA
- a CDS encoding hypothetical protein (product_source=Hypo-rule applied; cleavage_site_network=SignalP-noTM; pfam=PF14869) encodes MKTNKIFLTFILFLFCITPMFANDNIVETESTEEHPLMGLWQQCVVVQNPNNPEERTIIKSPNFKYLAKDGSFVNLVLSERRQISNITVYGTYEILSDDTYTEIIERSHTNPNDDNRKVKLNYKIVEDKKSMVITYFSISPITGEAKEISEYWVKVEKGNPFIKN; translated from the coding sequence ATGAAAACAAATAAAATATTCCTAACATTTATATTATTCTTGTTTTGCATAACTCCTATGTTTGCAAATGATAATATCGTAGAAACTGAATCTACAGAAGAACATCCTTTAATGGGATTGTGGCAACAGTGTGTTGTTGTTCAAAATCCAAATAATCCAGAAGAAAGAACTATCATAAAATCTCCTAACTTCAAATACTTAGCAAAAGATGGGTCTTTTGTTAATTTGGTTCTATCGGAGAGAAGACAAATTTCTAATATAACTGTATATGGCACTTATGAGATATTATCTGATGATACCTATACTGAAATTATAGAAAGGTCGCATACAAATCCTAATGATGACAATAGGAAAGTGAAGCTGAATTATAAAATAGTAGAAGACAAAAAATCGATGGTTATTACCTATTTCTCAATAAGTCCGATTACAGGTGAAGCAAAAGAAATCTCTGAATATTGGGTTAAAGTAGAAAAAGGAAACCCATTTATAAAAAACTAA
- a CDS encoding alpha-galactosidase (product_source=KO:K07407; cath_funfam=3.20.20.70; cleavage_site_network=SignalP-noTM; cog=COG3345; ko=KO:K07407; pfam=PF02065,PF08305,PF16874,PF16875; smart=SM00776; superfamily=49785,51445), whose amino-acid sequence MKNMKRLMTVLSCLFLCLALPAQNKVALSELNLSMMSSGWGSPKANRSIDGNPITLNGKIYKTGIGTHADSKLIVALDGKGKRFSALVGIDDEVSAKGSVVFRVTADDKVIYISPVMQKGDKPHQINVKLNGVKTLMLEALGGKDGVNHDHADWADAYIEMKEGKPVAISSRKTIEIATNNTLLLFTIDEEDNLIQQYFGKKAGLERSFASGVKKDQAYPTIQSGSEIVYWGEPALHVVHNDGHTSTMLKYVDHKTEQLEDNISLTTITLKDPVYDFNTILYYKAYSEQNVIEQWTEIYHNEAAPVTVKQAASSAITLYARNYWLTQFTGDWMNEFNVDEYPLTVGSKVIENKWGITSSNGRQPHFMVALNGQATETKGDVVAGSLAWSGNFQLKFERTTYGQLTVVSGMNPWSADYTLPAGKIYKTPSMILTYSNEGKGQASRNLHDWARNYAIRDGQKELRTIFNNWEATGMNTADDVIIPFLKPAKDLGFELFLLDDGWFGLPNKSRVLGEWDPTPKMHPNGMKPLIDAAGQTGIDFGLWVEMEMANPEARLVKEHPEWLLTDPLRKAHLQRGQYVLDLCNPEVQDFCIKAFDNILKTNPGISFVKWDCNSPFHNPYSQYLGNKQQHLWYEYTLGLYRIFSESVRLNPELQMMLCSAGGGRCDYGAMEYFQEFWTSDNTNPSRRVFIQWGASHVFPAKTHGAHVTHMGHQPFKFAFDVAMSGCLGMDADPTKMTEEEKLITKRSLEVYKTKLRPVVQLGDIYRLVSPYETSRSVVSYVDKEQQKAALFVYQVKDDKEGVNVKLQNLKPEIMYTIEEVNIDSPEVAACLQNGKTISGKDLMEKGLDFKCKKRFDSASIYISSSK is encoded by the coding sequence TTGAAGAACATGAAACGATTAATGACAGTATTGTCGTGCTTGTTTTTGTGCCTTGCACTACCAGCACAAAATAAAGTAGCTTTAAGCGAACTTAATTTAAGTATGATGAGTAGCGGCTGGGGGTCTCCCAAAGCTAACAGAAGTATAGATGGTAATCCAATAACCTTAAATGGCAAGATCTATAAAACAGGAATAGGCACTCACGCCGACAGTAAATTAATAGTAGCACTTGACGGAAAAGGCAAACGATTTTCTGCTCTTGTTGGTATCGACGACGAAGTTAGTGCTAAAGGCTCTGTTGTGTTTCGTGTTACTGCTGATGATAAAGTAATATACATATCTCCCGTTATGCAAAAAGGAGATAAACCTCATCAAATAAACGTTAAGTTGAATGGTGTTAAAACATTGATGTTGGAAGCATTGGGCGGAAAAGATGGAGTAAATCACGACCATGCTGATTGGGCTGATGCTTACATCGAAATGAAAGAAGGTAAACCCGTTGCTATTTCAAGTAGAAAAACTATCGAAATTGCGACCAACAATACCTTATTGTTATTCACTATAGATGAGGAAGACAATTTAATACAACAATACTTTGGGAAAAAAGCAGGTTTAGAACGTTCTTTTGCTTCGGGTGTTAAAAAAGACCAGGCTTATCCTACAATACAAAGTGGTAGCGAGATTGTTTATTGGGGAGAACCTGCTCTACACGTTGTTCATAATGACGGACATACTTCTACTATGTTAAAATATGTAGACCATAAAACCGAACAGTTAGAAGATAATATTTCTCTAACTACAATAACTTTGAAAGATCCTGTTTATGACTTTAATACTATTCTTTATTATAAAGCATACTCAGAACAAAATGTAATAGAGCAGTGGACAGAAATATATCATAATGAAGCAGCTCCTGTAACGGTTAAGCAAGCTGCGTCTTCTGCTATAACTTTATATGCTCGTAATTATTGGTTAACTCAATTTACTGGCGATTGGATGAATGAGTTTAATGTAGACGAATATCCTCTTACTGTTGGTTCTAAAGTTATAGAGAATAAATGGGGAATAACAAGTTCTAATGGCAGACAACCTCACTTTATGGTTGCTCTTAACGGACAAGCAACTGAAACTAAAGGCGATGTTGTAGCGGGCAGTTTAGCTTGGTCGGGTAATTTTCAACTAAAGTTTGAAAGAACCACTTACGGACAGTTAACTGTTGTATCTGGAATGAACCCTTGGTCGGCCGACTATACTCTTCCTGCTGGAAAAATATACAAAACCCCTTCTATGATTCTTACATATAGTAACGAAGGAAAAGGACAAGCAAGTAGAAACTTACACGATTGGGCTCGTAATTATGCTATTCGCGATGGTCAAAAAGAACTTCGTACTATATTCAACAACTGGGAAGCTACAGGAATGAATACTGCTGATGATGTAATAATTCCGTTCCTTAAACCAGCTAAGGACTTAGGATTTGAATTGTTTCTATTAGACGATGGTTGGTTTGGTTTGCCAAACAAATCAAGAGTATTAGGAGAATGGGATCCAACTCCTAAAATGCATCCAAATGGTATGAAACCTTTAATAGATGCAGCGGGACAAACTGGTATAGATTTTGGACTTTGGGTGGAGATGGAAATGGCAAACCCAGAAGCTCGATTGGTTAAAGAACACCCAGAATGGTTATTGACAGACCCATTAAGAAAGGCTCACCTACAAAGAGGACAATATGTTTTAGATTTGTGCAATCCTGAAGTTCAAGATTTTTGTATAAAGGCATTCGATAATATATTGAAGACTAACCCAGGAATATCTTTTGTAAAGTGGGATTGTAATAGTCCTTTCCATAATCCTTATTCTCAATATTTAGGGAATAAACAACAACATTTGTGGTATGAGTACACTCTCGGACTTTATCGTATATTTAGCGAATCAGTTCGTCTGAATCCTGAACTACAGATGATGCTTTGTTCTGCAGGTGGTGGTCGTTGCGACTATGGAGCTATGGAATACTTTCAAGAATTTTGGACGAGCGATAACACTAATCCATCAAGGAGAGTATTTATTCAATGGGGAGCATCTCACGTATTCCCTGCTAAAACACACGGAGCACACGTTACTCATATGGGGCACCAACCTTTTAAGTTTGCTTTTGACGTTGCAATGAGTGGTTGTTTAGGAATGGATGCCGACCCTACGAAAATGACAGAAGAAGAAAAATTAATTACTAAACGTTCTTTAGAAGTTTACAAAACAAAACTTCGCCCTGTTGTTCAGTTAGGAGATATTTATCGTCTTGTTTCTCCTTATGAAACATCAAGATCGGTGGTGTCTTATGTTGATAAAGAACAACAAAAAGCAGCACTGTTTGTTTATCAAGTTAAAGATGATAAAGAAGGGGTGAATGTGAAACTTCAAAACTTAAAGCCTGAGATTATGTATACAATAGAAGAAGTAAATATTGACTCTCCTGAAGTGGCAGCTTGTCTTCAGAATGGGAAAACTATCTCTGGTAAAGATTTAATGGAGAAAGGTTTAGACTTTAAGTGTAAAAAACGTTTCGATAGTGCATCTATATATATAAGCTCATCGAAATAA
- a CDS encoding putative dehydrogenase (product_source=COG0673; cath_funfam=3.30.360.10,3.40.50.720; cog=COG0673; pfam=PF01408; superfamily=51735; transmembrane_helix_parts=Inside_1_6,TMhelix_7_29,Outside_30_501) yields MQKYKILSYLCDLYIYNVYVIDINLLNFIKTQIMKKIFLSLVVCLGLISCCPGDKKESYFIPTPTPERPAGQTDVLQLTTEPMPTVRIAFVGLGMRGPGAVNRMTNIEGVEIVALCDVREEKVKAMNKMLESRGLPAAQEFYGSTEAYKELTALENVDLVYIATDWLHHAQVGIQALKDGKHVAIEVPSAMNMDEIWELINLAEEKRLHCVPLENCCYDFFELTCLNMAQQGVFGEVLHAEGAYIHDLSPYWDSYWKGDSLGLGWRMDYNMKHRGDLYPTHGIGPVCQALNIHRGDKMNFLVSVDTKAVGNNEYVKNKTGKEPENFRNGDHTSTLIRTEKGKSILIEHNVTSPRPYSRMYQLTGTKGFANKYPTQGFALNAGDIDPEIAKNHENLNAHGFVPQELRKALMEKYRHPILTPEFEEKAKTVGGHGGMDFTMDYRMIYCLQNGLPMDMDVYDLAEWCCLIPLTEISLDNNSAPVEIPDFTRGAWNKLDGLKFAQ; encoded by the coding sequence GTGCAAAAGTATAAAATTCTTTCTTATCTTTGCGATTTGTATATATATAATGTATATGTAATCGACATTAATTTATTAAATTTTATAAAAACTCAAATCATGAAAAAGATCTTTTTATCATTGGTTGTTTGCTTAGGACTTATAAGTTGTTGTCCTGGCGACAAAAAAGAATCGTATTTTATTCCAACACCAACTCCTGAGCGTCCTGCAGGACAAACAGATGTGTTACAGTTAACAACCGAACCTATGCCTACTGTGCGTATTGCATTTGTTGGTTTAGGTATGCGCGGACCTGGTGCTGTAAATCGTATGACTAACATCGAAGGCGTTGAAATTGTAGCTCTATGTGATGTTAGAGAAGAGAAAGTTAAAGCTATGAACAAAATGTTAGAATCTCGTGGACTTCCTGCTGCTCAAGAATTTTATGGAAGCACAGAAGCTTACAAAGAACTTACAGCTCTTGAAAATGTAGACCTTGTTTATATTGCTACCGACTGGTTACACCACGCTCAAGTAGGAATTCAAGCTTTAAAAGATGGTAAACACGTAGCTATTGAAGTTCCTTCTGCTATGAATATGGACGAAATATGGGAGCTTATCAATTTAGCTGAAGAAAAACGTTTACATTGTGTTCCTTTAGAAAACTGTTGTTATGACTTCTTCGAATTAACTTGTTTGAATATGGCTCAACAAGGAGTATTTGGTGAAGTTCTTCACGCTGAAGGTGCTTATATTCACGACCTTTCTCCTTATTGGGATTCATACTGGAAAGGTGATTCTTTAGGATTAGGTTGGAGAATGGATTATAATATGAAACATCGTGGAGACTTATATCCTACTCATGGTATAGGCCCAGTTTGTCAAGCTCTAAATATTCACCGTGGTGATAAAATGAACTTCTTAGTTTCTGTAGATACAAAAGCTGTTGGTAACAACGAGTATGTAAAAAATAAAACAGGTAAAGAACCTGAAAACTTCAGAAATGGAGATCATACTTCTACTTTAATCCGTACAGAAAAAGGTAAAAGCATCTTGATTGAGCACAATGTTACATCTCCTCGTCCTTACAGCCGTATGTATCAATTAACAGGTACTAAAGGTTTTGCTAACAAATATCCTACTCAAGGGTTCGCTCTTAATGCAGGAGATATTGATCCTGAGATTGCTAAAAACCATGAAAACTTAAATGCTCACGGTTTTGTTCCTCAAGAATTAAGAAAAGCTTTAATGGAGAAATACAGACACCCTATTTTAACTCCTGAATTTGAAGAAAAAGCAAAAACAGTTGGTGGACACGGTGGTATGGACTTCACTATGGATTACCGTATGATTTATTGCTTACAAAATGGACTTCCTATGGATATGGACGTTTATGACTTAGCAGAATGGTGTTGCTTAATTCCTCTAACAGAAATATCTTTGGATAATAACTCTGCTCCAGTTGAAATTCCTGATTTCACTCGTGGTGCTTGGAACAAATTAGACGGATTAAAATTTGCTCAATAA